The following are encoded together in the Jaculus jaculus isolate mJacJac1 chromosome 3, mJacJac1.mat.Y.cur, whole genome shotgun sequence genome:
- the LOC101599996 gene encoding olfactory receptor 478, with amino-acid sequence MEFLAHRNHTAVTEFILLGLTDDPVLCVILFMVILGIYLVTVFGNLSTILLIRVSSQLHHPMYFFLSHLAFADIGYSSSVTPNMLVNFLVERNTISYLGCAIQLGAVVFFGSSECFLLASMAYDRFVAICSPLLYSTRMSTRVCVQLLLVAYIGGFLNTCSFTICFYSLVFCGPNGVNHFFCDFAPLVKLSCSDASVPAVVPSFSAGSIIVVTVIIIAVSYIYILITILKMRSTEGRHKAFSTCTSHLTAVTLFFGTITFIYVMPKSSFSTDQNKVVSVFYMVVIPMLNPLIYSLRNNEIKGALKRELGRKILSK; translated from the coding sequence ATGGAATTCCTGGCACATAGGAACCACACGGCAGTGACGGAGTTCATTTTGCTGGGCTTAACGGACGACCCAGTCCTGTGTGTGATCCTCTTCATGGTCATCCTGGGCATCTACCTGGTGACTGTGTTTGGCAACCTCAGCACAATCCTTCTCATCAGGGTCTCTTCTCAGCTCCATCACCCCATGTACTTTTTCCTGAGCCACTTGGCTTTTGCTGACATAGGCTATTCATCCTCTGTCACACCCAACATGCTTGTGAACTTCCTGGTGGAGAGGAACACCATCTCCTACCTGGGATGTGCCATCCAGCTTGGCGCAGTTGTTTTCTTTGGGTCAAGTGAGTGCTTCCTTCTGGCTTCCATGGCCTATGATCGCTTTGTGGCCATCTGCAGCCCACTGCTTTACTCAACAAGAATGTCCACACGAGTCTGTGTCCAGTTGCTCCTAGTTGCTTACATAGGTGGTTTCCTCAATACTTGCTCTTTTACCATTTGCTTCTATTCTTTAGTCTTCTGTGGACCAAATGGAGTGAATCACTTTTTCTGTGACTTTGCTCCTTTAGTGAAACTCTCCTGTTCTGATGCCAGTGTCCCTGCAGTTGTTCCCTCATTTTCTGCTGGCTCCATCATCGTGGTGACAGTGATTATCATAGCTGTCTCCTACATCTACATCCTCATCACCATCCTGAAGATGCGCTCCACGGAGGGCCGCCACAAGGCCTTCTCCACCTGCACCTCCCACCTCACTGCGGTCACTCTCTTCTTTGGGACCATCACGTTCATTTATGTGATGCCCAAGTCCAGCTTCTCCACTGACCAGAACAAGGTGGTGTCCGTGTTCTACATGGTGGTGATCCCCATGTTGAACCCCCTCATCTACAGCCTGAGGAATAATGAGATTAAGGGTGCTCTGAAGAGAGAGCTTGGTAGGAAAATCCTTTCTAAGTAA